The proteins below are encoded in one region of Arthrobacter sp. CJ23:
- a CDS encoding peptide chain release factor 3: MSQDVLNPARVHEIHKEAARRRTFAVISHPDAGKSTLTEALALHAKVIGTAGASSGKANRKETVSDWMQMEKDRGISISSAALQFSYRDSVINLLDTPGHADFSEDTYRVLAAVDCAVMLVDAAKGLETQTMKLFEVCKQRNLPIITVINKWDRPGLDALALMDEITERTGLQPMPLTWAVGISGDFRGVWDLRNDRFARFQRNNAGASIALTEYFTPEEAADSQGVDWSNAVDEAGLVIESNLEFDVDAFHAGTATPILFSSAALNFGVKELLDALVDFAPHAAPRPDVEGSPRPVESPFSGFVFKVQAGMNKAHRDHVAFIRVCSGVFERGMVVTQTRTGKSFATKYAQQVFGREREVIDEAYPGDVVGLVNASSLRVGDSLFLDGAVEFPAIPLFAPEHFQVARSKDPSKFKQFRRGIEQLEHEGVIQVLRSDLRGDQAPVLAAVGPMQFEVVEDRMEHDFNAPLRLERLPYSMARISTQEAMPALANVVGAEVLLRSDGEYLALFNDIWALRRIEKNHPALTLVPIGTHNPAK; this comes from the coding sequence GTGTCCCAAGACGTCCTGAACCCCGCACGAGTCCACGAGATTCACAAAGAGGCGGCCCGGCGTCGTACTTTTGCCGTTATTTCGCACCCCGACGCCGGCAAGTCGACGCTCACTGAAGCGCTCGCGCTGCACGCCAAGGTCATCGGCACGGCAGGCGCGTCCAGCGGCAAGGCCAACCGCAAGGAAACGGTCTCGGACTGGATGCAGATGGAAAAGGACCGCGGCATCTCCATCAGCTCCGCGGCGCTGCAGTTCTCCTACCGGGACAGTGTGATCAACCTGCTGGACACCCCGGGCCACGCCGACTTCTCCGAGGACACCTACCGTGTCCTGGCCGCCGTTGACTGCGCCGTGATGCTGGTGGATGCTGCCAAAGGCCTGGAAACGCAGACCATGAAGCTCTTCGAGGTTTGCAAGCAGCGCAATCTCCCGATCATCACCGTGATCAACAAATGGGACCGCCCCGGCCTGGACGCCCTCGCCCTGATGGACGAGATCACCGAACGCACCGGCCTGCAGCCGATGCCGCTGACCTGGGCCGTGGGCATCTCCGGCGACTTCCGCGGCGTCTGGGACCTGCGCAACGACCGCTTCGCCCGCTTCCAGCGCAACAACGCCGGCGCCAGCATCGCGCTGACCGAATACTTCACTCCCGAGGAAGCCGCGGACAGCCAAGGCGTGGACTGGTCCAACGCTGTGGACGAAGCCGGGCTGGTCATCGAGTCCAACCTCGAGTTCGACGTCGACGCCTTCCACGCGGGCACCGCAACGCCCATCCTGTTCAGCTCCGCCGCCCTGAACTTCGGCGTCAAGGAACTTCTGGACGCCCTGGTGGATTTCGCGCCGCATGCCGCACCACGGCCCGACGTCGAGGGAAGCCCGCGCCCGGTGGAGTCGCCCTTCTCCGGCTTTGTCTTCAAGGTCCAGGCCGGCATGAACAAGGCCCACCGCGACCACGTGGCCTTCATCCGCGTCTGCTCCGGTGTCTTTGAGCGCGGCATGGTGGTGACGCAGACCCGGACGGGCAAATCGTTCGCCACCAAGTACGCCCAGCAGGTATTCGGCCGGGAGCGCGAAGTGATCGACGAGGCCTACCCCGGCGACGTGGTGGGGCTGGTCAACGCCTCCTCGCTGCGCGTCGGCGACAGTCTCTTCCTGGATGGTGCCGTGGAGTTCCCGGCCATCCCGCTCTTCGCCCCGGAGCACTTCCAGGTGGCGCGCTCCAAGGACCCCAGCAAATTCAAGCAGTTCCGCCGCGGCATCGAACAGCTCGAGCACGAGGGCGTCATCCAGGTGCTCCGCTCCGACCTCCGCGGCGACCAGGCGCCGGTGCTTGCCGCCGTCGGGCCCATGCAGTTCGAGGTGGTGGAGGACCGCATGGAGCACGACTTCAACGCCCCGCTGCGGCTGGAACGCCTGCCGTATTCCATGGCGAGGATCTCCACGCAGGAAGCCATGCCTGCGCTGGCCAACGTGGTGGGCGCCGAGGTGCTGCTGCGGTCCGACGGGGAGTACCTGGCGCTGTTCAACGACATCTGGGCGCTGCGCCGGATCGAGAAGAACCATCCGGCCCTGACGCTGGTGCCGATCGGAACGCACAACCCGGCCAAGTAG
- the radA gene encoding DNA repair protein RadA gives MATKTSRASKTPAYKCAECGWTAVKWVGRCGECQAWGTVEETGATVARTTAAATVLEPARRIAEVDGTTAAFLPTGVDELDRVLGGGLVPGAVILLAGEPGVGKSTLLLDVAAKFARTGQDVLYITGEESAAQVKLRADRIDAVAHTLYLSAETDLGQALGQVEKLEPKLLIVDSVQTLSSADVEGSAGGVSQVREVAASIIAAAKRRNMTTLLVGHVTKDGTIAGPRLLEHLVDVVCQFEGERHSRLRLLRAVKNRYGATDDVGCFDLNEAGIEGLADPSGLFVSRTREPVSGTCITVTMEGRRPLLAEVQSLLAESPNSQPRRATSGLDSSRVSMLLAVLQQRAGCLLHKDDSYVATVGGVKLSEPATDLAVALAVASAKARKALPQRLIAFGEVGLAGEVRPVPGINQRIHEAHRLGFTHAVVPASPTGAGPVPDGFTVREVGHLVEALELLIA, from the coding sequence ATGGCAACCAAGACGTCCCGCGCATCCAAGACTCCCGCGTACAAGTGCGCCGAATGCGGCTGGACGGCGGTCAAGTGGGTGGGCCGCTGCGGCGAGTGCCAGGCCTGGGGAACCGTCGAGGAAACCGGCGCCACCGTCGCGCGTACGACGGCGGCAGCAACGGTTCTGGAGCCGGCCCGCCGTATCGCCGAGGTGGACGGCACCACAGCGGCTTTCCTGCCCACCGGCGTGGATGAGCTGGACCGCGTCCTGGGTGGAGGGCTCGTGCCCGGTGCCGTCATCCTGCTGGCGGGGGAACCCGGCGTCGGGAAATCCACCCTTCTGCTGGACGTCGCGGCGAAGTTCGCGCGCACCGGCCAGGATGTCCTGTACATCACGGGCGAGGAGTCGGCAGCCCAGGTGAAGCTGCGCGCGGATCGGATCGACGCCGTCGCGCACACCCTGTACCTGTCCGCCGAAACGGACCTCGGCCAGGCCCTGGGCCAGGTGGAGAAGCTGGAACCCAAGCTGCTCATCGTGGACTCCGTGCAGACGCTCAGCAGCGCGGACGTGGAGGGCAGCGCCGGCGGCGTCTCGCAGGTGCGCGAGGTCGCTGCCTCCATCATTGCCGCGGCCAAACGGCGCAACATGACCACGCTCCTGGTGGGCCACGTGACCAAGGACGGCACCATCGCGGGCCCGCGGCTGCTCGAACACCTGGTGGACGTGGTCTGCCAGTTCGAAGGCGAGCGCCACTCCCGGCTGCGGCTGCTGCGGGCCGTGAAGAACCGCTACGGCGCCACGGACGACGTCGGCTGCTTCGACCTCAACGAGGCCGGCATCGAGGGCCTGGCGGATCCCAGCGGACTGTTCGTATCGCGGACCCGCGAGCCCGTGTCCGGCACCTGCATCACGGTCACCATGGAGGGCCGGCGGCCGCTGCTGGCCGAGGTCCAGTCCCTGCTCGCCGAGAGCCCCAATTCCCAGCCCCGCCGCGCCACCAGCGGCCTGGACAGCTCCCGCGTCTCCATGCTGCTGGCGGTCCTGCAGCAGCGCGCGGGGTGCCTGCTGCACAAGGACGATTCCTACGTGGCCACCGTGGGCGGCGTGAAGCTGAGCGAACCCGCCACGGATCTCGCCGTGGCCCTGGCCGTCGCCTCGGCCAAGGCCCGCAAGGCGCTGCCGCAGCGGCTCATTGCCTTCGGCGAGGTGGGCCTGGCCGGCGAAGTCCGTCCCGTGCCCGGCATCAACCAGCGCATCCACGAAGCCCACCGGCTCGGTTTCACGCATGCCGTGGTGCCGGCGAGCCCCACCGGAGCCGGTCCGGTCCCGGACGGCTTCACAGTCCGGGAAGTCGGGCACCTGGTAGAGGCCCTGGAGCTGCTGATCGCGTAA
- the pstA gene encoding phosphate ABC transporter permease PstA — MTATIVRKRSALTKGQLPKFAPYIVLAVALVVGAAILALIGFNAFGWGLVSAILFAVGLVGWSAAVEGGRKAKDKLATCLVMGAFLIALLPLVSVIWTVLVNGVPGLIAPGFLGTSMNGVTGAFDNKSVEEGTKVVGGIYHALLGTVQITLLATVISVPVGLMTAIYLVEYGNDRPLARAITFFVDVMTGIPSIVAGLFAAAFFFAVVGPGTKTGAVAAVALSVLMIPVVVRSSEEMLKIVPNELREAAYALGVRKWRTILKVVIPTAISGIASGVTLAIARVIGETAPILVTAGFATTINNNVFGGWMASLPTFIYTQILNPTSPSNPGPSDQRAWGAALVLIILVMLLNLGARLIARLFAPKTGR; from the coding sequence ATGACTGCCACAATCGTCCGCAAGCGCTCCGCGCTCACCAAGGGCCAGCTCCCCAAGTTCGCGCCGTACATCGTCCTGGCCGTGGCCCTGGTGGTGGGCGCCGCCATCCTGGCGCTCATCGGCTTCAACGCCTTCGGCTGGGGCCTGGTCTCCGCCATCCTGTTTGCGGTGGGCCTGGTCGGCTGGAGCGCCGCCGTCGAAGGTGGACGCAAGGCCAAGGACAAGCTCGCCACCTGCCTGGTGATGGGCGCATTCCTCATCGCACTGCTGCCGCTGGTCTCGGTGATCTGGACGGTGCTGGTCAACGGCGTCCCCGGCCTGATCGCTCCCGGCTTCCTGGGCACGTCCATGAACGGCGTCACCGGAGCGTTCGACAACAAGAGCGTCGAGGAAGGCACCAAGGTGGTGGGCGGCATCTACCACGCCCTCCTGGGCACCGTCCAGATCACGCTCCTGGCAACGGTGATCTCCGTGCCTGTGGGCCTGATGACCGCGATCTACCTGGTGGAGTACGGCAACGACCGTCCGCTGGCCCGCGCCATCACCTTCTTTGTGGATGTCATGACCGGCATCCCCTCGATCGTGGCCGGCCTTTTCGCGGCAGCGTTCTTCTTCGCGGTGGTGGGCCCCGGCACCAAAACCGGTGCGGTGGCCGCCGTCGCGCTTTCCGTCCTGATGATCCCTGTAGTGGTCCGCTCGAGCGAGGAAATGCTCAAGATCGTCCCGAACGAGCTGCGCGAGGCCGCCTACGCCCTGGGCGTGCGCAAGTGGCGCACCATCCTCAAGGTGGTCATCCCGACGGCGATCTCCGGCATCGCGTCCGGCGTCACCCTCGCGATCGCCCGCGTCATCGGCGAGACCGCCCCGATCCTGGTCACCGCCGGCTTCGCCACCACCATCAACAACAACGTGTTCGGGGGCTGGATGGCCTCGCTGCCGACCTTCATCTACACGCAGATCCTGAACCCGACCTCGCCGTCCAACCCCGGTCCCTCGGACCAGCGGGCCTGGGGCGCGGCCCTGGTGCTGATCATCCTCGTGATGCTCCTGAACCTGGGCGCCCGGCTGATCGCGCGCCTATTCGCACCGAAGACCGGCCGCTAA
- a CDS encoding aromatic acid exporter family protein → MAAVKGLSRGKKFLRARVRTGLVRSRNSLVPAIQMTVCAVGAYAFAEYILGHSGPLFAATSSLIALGFSREPRLRRVVEVGLGCTIGIAVGDLVLHWLGGYIWVAALVLLISILLARFLDSGTIFTTQLGLQSLLVVLLPAPDGGPFTRSLDAVVGGVFALLVTILVPKDPRREPREDVRKLLHELAEVLRECAEAMIHSDSTQAWHALIRGRNCQPLVDRMRQTLRASGEVATLAPAYRRHREELADLEKSLDFIDLALRNSRVFARRLTSAINHAALTDEATDNISEVLQETAAAVDELTVGLSELNDGARRAHLRVARQELTLVGSRLHPRMLDVHRLEGETVVMLFRPLMVDLLEASGMEPEEARAVLPPL, encoded by the coding sequence ATGGCAGCCGTGAAGGGACTTTCCAGAGGCAAGAAATTCCTGCGCGCCCGGGTCAGGACCGGCCTTGTCCGCAGCCGCAATTCGCTGGTCCCGGCCATCCAGATGACCGTCTGCGCCGTGGGCGCCTATGCCTTCGCCGAATACATCCTGGGCCACTCGGGCCCGCTTTTCGCGGCCACCTCGTCCCTGATCGCCCTCGGCTTCTCCCGGGAGCCAAGGCTGCGCCGCGTGGTGGAGGTGGGTCTGGGCTGCACCATTGGCATCGCGGTGGGCGATCTGGTGCTCCACTGGCTGGGCGGCTATATCTGGGTTGCCGCGCTCGTTCTCCTGATTTCCATCCTGCTTGCGCGTTTCTTGGACAGCGGCACCATCTTCACCACCCAGCTGGGGCTGCAGTCCCTGCTGGTGGTCCTGCTGCCAGCGCCCGACGGCGGACCGTTCACGCGCAGCCTGGACGCGGTGGTGGGCGGCGTGTTCGCCCTGCTGGTGACCATCCTGGTGCCCAAGGATCCGCGCCGCGAGCCGCGGGAGGACGTCCGGAAGCTCCTGCACGAGCTCGCCGAGGTGCTGCGGGAGTGCGCGGAAGCGATGATCCACAGCGATTCCACGCAGGCCTGGCACGCCCTCATCCGCGGCCGGAACTGCCAGCCGCTGGTGGACCGGATGCGCCAGACGCTCCGGGCCTCCGGTGAGGTGGCAACCCTCGCCCCCGCCTACCGGCGGCACCGTGAGGAGCTTGCCGACCTGGAAAAGTCGCTGGACTTCATCGACCTCGCCCTGCGCAACAGCCGCGTGTTCGCCCGCCGCCTGACCAGCGCCATCAACCATGCCGCGCTCACGGACGAAGCCACGGACAACATCTCCGAGGTCCTTCAGGAGACGGCAGCGGCCGTCGACGAGCTGACCGTGGGCCTCTCTGAACTGAACGACGGCGCCCGCCGCGCCCACTTGCGGGTGGCGCGGCAGGAGCTGACGCTGGTTGGCTCCCGGCTGCACCCGAGGATGTTGGACGTGCACCGGCTGGAGGGCGAAACCGTGGTGATGCTGTTCCGGCCGCTCATGGTGGACCTGCTGGAGGCGAGCGGCATGGAGCCGGAAGAGGCCCGCGCCGTCCTGCCGCCGCTGTAG
- the pstC gene encoding phosphate ABC transporter permease subunit PstC, which yields MTTNSLTTSQGAGRAGDKVFSGAAMAAGCLILAVLFGVALFLVVQSIPALTAQPEQIQGGHGFFAYIGPIVVGTLIAAAIALVIATPVAIGVALFISHYAPRRLASGLGYVVDLLAAIPSVVYGAWGAAFLAKEISPAYDWLANNMGWLPIFQGPASATGKTILTAGIVLSVMVLPIITSLSREIFLQTPKLHEEAALALGATRWEMIRMAVLPFGRPGIVSAIMLGLGRALGETMAVALVLSSGVLTASLIQSGNQTIAAEIALNFPEASGVKVNTLIAAGLVLFVITLGVNMVARWIITKHKEFSGAN from the coding sequence GTGACCACCAACTCCCTGACAACCTCCCAAGGCGCCGGACGCGCCGGGGACAAGGTTTTCTCCGGGGCCGCCATGGCCGCAGGGTGCCTGATTCTTGCGGTCCTCTTCGGGGTCGCGTTGTTCCTTGTGGTGCAGTCGATCCCGGCCCTCACGGCCCAGCCCGAGCAGATCCAGGGCGGTCACGGCTTCTTCGCCTACATCGGGCCGATCGTCGTCGGCACCCTGATCGCTGCAGCGATCGCCCTGGTGATCGCCACCCCGGTGGCCATCGGCGTCGCCCTGTTCATCTCCCACTACGCACCGCGCCGCCTGGCCTCGGGCCTCGGCTACGTGGTTGACCTCCTGGCCGCCATCCCCTCCGTTGTGTACGGCGCCTGGGGTGCGGCTTTCCTGGCCAAGGAAATCTCGCCCGCCTATGACTGGCTCGCCAACAACATGGGCTGGCTGCCGATCTTCCAGGGTCCGGCCTCCGCAACCGGCAAGACCATCCTGACCGCCGGCATCGTCCTGTCCGTCATGGTCCTGCCGATCATCACGTCCCTGTCCCGCGAAATCTTCCTGCAGACCCCCAAGCTGCACGAGGAAGCCGCGCTGGCCCTGGGCGCCACCCGCTGGGAAATGATCCGGATGGCAGTCCTGCCGTTCGGCCGCCCCGGAATCGTCAGCGCCATCATGCTGGGCCTGGGCCGTGCTCTCGGCGAGACCATGGCCGTTGCCCTGGTGCTCTCCTCCGGCGTGCTGACGGCAAGCCTGATCCAGTCCGGCAACCAGACCATCGCCGCCGAGATCGCCCTGAACTTCCCGGAAGCCAGCGGCGTCAAGGTCAACACCCTGATCGCCGCCGGCCTGGTGCTGTTCGTCATCACCCTCGGCGTCAACATGGTGGCCCGCTGGATCATCACCAAGCACAAAGAATTCTCGGGAGCCAACTAA
- the pstS gene encoding phosphate ABC transporter substrate-binding protein PstS yields MKATRFGRNAAIAVIAAGALALTACGSDNATGSTPATQAAAGVKVTGTLTGIGASSTGAAMDAWKAGFASANQGATVQYSPDGSGAGRKAIIDGSAQFAGSDAYLKDDELAASKAKCGADGAINIPVYISPIAVAFNLPDIKELKLDAATVAKIFRGEIATWNDPAIAALNAGVTLPNLKVTPVNRSDDSGTTTNFTDYLAAAAPEVWTDKAAGIWPAALKGENAKGTSGVVKTVTDTPGAVTYADDSAVSGKLGTASIKVGTEFVKISAEAAAKAVEAGKAVDGRSANDVAIKLDRKTTASGAYPVVLVSYHVVCSTYETKAVADLVKAFESYVVSDAGQKAAADAAKSAPLSKTLQDKAKAAIESIKAKA; encoded by the coding sequence GTGAAGGCAACTCGCTTCGGCCGCAACGCGGCAATCGCGGTCATCGCAGCTGGCGCACTCGCGCTTACCGCTTGCGGTTCCGACAACGCAACCGGCTCGACCCCCGCCACGCAGGCTGCTGCCGGCGTCAAGGTCACCGGCACGCTGACCGGCATCGGCGCATCCTCCACCGGTGCAGCCATGGACGCGTGGAAGGCCGGCTTCGCCTCCGCCAACCAGGGCGCCACCGTGCAGTACTCCCCGGACGGCTCCGGCGCAGGCCGCAAGGCGATCATCGACGGCTCGGCCCAGTTCGCCGGCTCGGACGCTTACCTGAAGGACGACGAACTGGCCGCCTCCAAGGCCAAGTGCGGTGCCGATGGCGCCATCAACATCCCGGTCTACATCTCCCCGATCGCCGTCGCCTTCAACCTTCCTGACATCAAGGAACTGAAGCTCGACGCCGCAACCGTAGCGAAGATCTTCCGCGGAGAAATCGCCACCTGGAACGACCCGGCCATCGCCGCCCTGAACGCCGGCGTCACCCTCCCGAACCTCAAGGTCACCCCGGTCAACCGCTCTGACGACTCCGGCACCACCACCAACTTCACCGACTACCTGGCGGCTGCTGCTCCCGAGGTCTGGACCGACAAGGCAGCCGGCATCTGGCCCGCAGCCCTGAAGGGCGAGAACGCCAAGGGCACCTCCGGCGTCGTCAAGACCGTCACCGACACCCCGGGCGCCGTCACCTACGCCGATGACTCCGCCGTCTCCGGCAAGCTGGGCACCGCTTCCATCAAGGTCGGCACCGAGTTCGTCAAGATCTCCGCCGAGGCCGCAGCCAAGGCTGTCGAAGCCGGCAAGGCCGTTGACGGCCGCTCCGCCAACGACGTCGCCATCAAGCTGGACCGCAAGACCACCGCCAGCGGCGCCTACCCCGTAGTGCTGGTCTCCTACCACGTCGTCTGCTCCACCTACGAGACCAAGGCAGTTGCTGACCTGGTCAAGGCCTTCGAAAGCTACGTAGTCTCCGACGCCGGCCAGAAGGCCGCAGCCGACGCCGCCAAGTCCGCGCCGCTGTCCAAGACCCTGCAGGACAAGGCCAAGGCTGCCATCGAGTCCATCAAGGCCAAGGCCTAA
- a CDS encoding Pr6Pr family membrane protein, producing MTKRTVLIGGRFFFGLLTLVAVGTQLTVHLGMGYDPWNFFSYFTNLSNIFAAVVLLVSGYRVLVNKRPSELDDATRGTATIAMAVVGLVFGALLAGEDLGSLLPWVNFVVHYLIPVVMVADWLFQPPRATLTMKHLWYWLLYPIAYLVYSLIRGAFVNWYAYWFIDPARAGGWGGVLVFAVAISVGFVLVSLAMMWLGNKLKRQVDY from the coding sequence ATGACCAAAAGAACTGTGCTTATTGGGGGACGCTTTTTCTTCGGCCTCTTGACGTTGGTGGCTGTGGGGACGCAGCTGACGGTCCATCTGGGCATGGGGTACGACCCCTGGAACTTCTTCAGCTACTTCACCAACCTGTCCAACATCTTCGCCGCGGTGGTGCTCCTGGTCAGCGGCTACCGCGTGCTGGTCAACAAGCGGCCCAGCGAACTGGACGACGCCACCCGCGGAACCGCCACCATCGCCATGGCCGTGGTGGGCCTGGTCTTCGGCGCGCTCCTGGCCGGCGAGGACCTGGGTTCCCTGCTGCCGTGGGTCAACTTCGTGGTCCACTACCTGATCCCCGTGGTGATGGTGGCCGACTGGCTGTTCCAGCCGCCGCGCGCCACGCTCACCATGAAGCACCTCTGGTACTGGCTGCTCTACCCCATCGCGTACCTGGTCTACAGCCTCATCCGCGGCGCCTTCGTGAACTGGTACGCCTACTGGTTCATCGACCCGGCACGCGCCGGCGGCTGGGGCGGCGTGCTGGTGTTCGCCGTCGCGATTTCCGTGGGCTTCGTGCTGGTGAGCCTGGCCATGATGTGGCTCGGCAACAAGCTCAAGCGGCAGGTGGACTACTAG
- the pstB gene encoding phosphate ABC transporter ATP-binding protein PstB, translating into MSKRIDVKDLNVYYGSFLAVEDVNINIEAKSVTAFIGPSGCGKSTFLRTLNRMHEVLPGARVEGEVLLDGDNLYGPGVDPVTVRSQIGMVFQRPNPFPTMSIRDNVLAGVKLNNKKISKGAADALVERSLQGANLWNEVKDRLDKPGSGLSGGQQQRLCIARAIAVEPQVILMDEPCSALDPISTLAVEDLINELKDQYTVVIVTHNMQQAARVSDKTAFFNIAGTGKPGKLIEFADTTTIFNNPSQKATEDYVSGRFG; encoded by the coding sequence ATGTCTAAGCGCATCGACGTCAAGGACTTGAACGTCTACTACGGCAGCTTCCTGGCCGTCGAGGACGTCAACATCAACATTGAAGCCAAGTCCGTCACGGCCTTCATCGGCCCGTCCGGCTGCGGCAAGTCCACCTTCCTGCGCACGCTGAACCGCATGCACGAGGTCCTTCCCGGTGCCCGCGTTGAAGGTGAGGTCCTGCTGGACGGCGACAACCTCTACGGCCCCGGCGTTGACCCCGTCACGGTCCGCAGCCAGATCGGCATGGTCTTCCAGCGCCCCAACCCCTTCCCCACGATGTCCATCCGCGACAACGTGCTGGCCGGCGTGAAGCTGAACAACAAGAAGATCTCCAAGGGTGCAGCCGACGCCCTGGTGGAGCGCTCCCTGCAGGGCGCCAACCTGTGGAACGAGGTCAAGGACCGCCTGGACAAGCCCGGCTCCGGCCTCTCCGGCGGCCAGCAGCAGCGCCTCTGCATCGCCCGCGCCATCGCCGTGGAACCCCAGGTGATCCTGATGGACGAGCCCTGCTCCGCCCTGGACCCCATCTCCACCCTGGCCGTTGAGGACCTCATCAACGAGCTCAAGGACCAGTACACCGTGGTGATCGTGACGCACAACATGCAGCAGGCCGCCCGCGTCTCGGACAAGACGGCGTTCTTCAACATCGCAGGCACGGGCAAGCCCGGCAAGCTGATCGAGTTCGCCGACACCACCACCATCTTCAACAACCCGTCCCAGAAGGCCACGGAAGACTACGTCTCCGGCCGCTTCGGATAA